The Agromyces sp. 3263 DNA segment CTTCGCTCCGAGCTCGAGCGATCCGACCCGTCGCGCGACCCGAACTGACGATGCCCGAACAGCGACTGGATGCGGCGCTGGCCGCGCGCGGGCTCGCTCGGTCGCGCACGCAGGCCGCGACGCTGATCGCCGCGGGCGTCGTGACGGTCGACGGCCGGCCGGCCCTGAAGCCGTCGCTGAAGGTGCCGGAGTCGGCGGAGCTGGCCGTCGCGGCATCCGACCACTACGTCAGCCGAGGCGCGCACAAGCTCATCGCCGCGCTCGACGGGTTCGCCGTCGACCCCGCCGGACGCGTGGCGCTCGATGCCGGCGCGTCGACCGGAGGATTCACGCAGGTGCTCCTCGAGCGCGGCGCGCGTACGGTACTCGCGGTCGATGTGGGCCACGGCCAGCTCGCGCCCGAGCTGCACGGCGCACCCGGGATGGTCCTCGTCGAGGGATGCAACGTGCGCGACCTCGATCGCGCGGCACTCGCCAGGGCGACGGGAGTCGACGAGCCGCCGTCGCTCGTGACCGCCGACCTCTCGTTCATCTCGCTGACCACCGTGATGCCGGCGCTCCGGGCGACCGGGGCCGACGACGCCGATTTCGTGCTGCTCGTGAAACCGCAGTTCGAGGTCGGCCGCGGGGGCGTGCGCGAGGGCGTGGTGCGCGATGCCGCGCTCCGGGCCGAGGCGCTGGCGAACGTGCTCTGGGCCGCGTTCGACCTCGGCCTGGGAACCGCGGGAGTCCTGTCCTCCCCAATCGTCGGAAGCCACGGGAACCATGAGTATCTCGCGCACCTCAGCGCAGCGCGTGGGGTGAATCCGACAGAATGGATGCGTCGGGTGGACGAAGTGACAGGAGGCGCGATCGCGTGAACGACGCACGGCACTTCCTCGTTGTCTCCCACACCGGCCGTCAGTCCGCACTCGAAGCGACCGGCGAGGTGTGCACGCAGTTGCTCGCTGCCGGCGCGGTGCCAGTGATCGCCGCCGAGCATTGGGACGATGTGCACGCGTTCGTTCCCGCGCTCAATGGCGAGGTCAGGCGGTTCGAGGAGACCGACCCGGCTCGCATCGAGCTCGTGATCGTGCTGGGCGGCGACGGGACGATCCTTCGGGCGGCCGAGCTCATGCGCGACCATCCCGTCGCCCTGCTCGGCGTGAACCTCGGGCATGTCGGCTTCCTCGCCGAGAGCGAGCGCGACGACCTCGGGTACACGATCGCCCGGGCACTCGCGCGCGACTACACCGTCGAGGAGCGCATGACGCTGTCGGTGCGCGCCAAGCTCGGCGATGAGGTCGTGTACGAGAGCTGGGCCCTCAACGAGGCCACCGTCGAGAAGGCCGAACGCGAGCGGATGCTCGAGGTGGTGGTCGAGGTCGACCGCCGGCCCCTGTCATCCTTCGGGTGCGACGGCATCGTGATGGCGACGCCGACCGGGTCGACGGCCTACTCGTTCTCCGCCGGCGGACCTGTCGTGTGGCCGAGCCTCGAAGCCCTGCTCATGGTTCCGCTCAGCGCGCACGCCCTCTTCGCGCGCCCGCTCGTCGTGGGCGCCGACTCCTCGCTCGCGGTCGAGATCCTGCAGCGCACCCAGGCGTCCGCCGTCATCTGGTGCGACGGCCGTCGCACCTTCGACCTGCCGCCGGGCGCGAGGGTCATCGTGCGCAAGTCACCGACGCCGGTCCGACTGGCGCGCCTCCACGAGGCGCCGTTCACCGATCGACTCGTGAACAAGTTCCAGCTGCCCGTCACCGGCTGGCGAGGCCCGGTCGGGCGTGATTGAGGTCGTCGATGATTGAGGAGCTCGGAATTCGCGACCTCGGCGTCATCGCCGAGGCGACGCTTCCGTTGGGGCGCGGGTTCACCGCCGTCACGGGCGAGACCGGCGCCGGCAAGACCATGGTCGTCACCGCGCTCGGGCTGCTGCTCGGCGCGCGTGCCGACGCCGGCGCCGTGCGAAGCGGTGCCAAGCAGGCATGGGTCGAGGGCCGGTGGCTGGTGCCCGACGAGGGTGCGATCGCCGATCGCGTGGCCGAGACCGGGGGCGACGTCGAGGGCGGCGAGCTGCTCCTGGGCCGGTCCGTCTCGGCCGAGGGACGCAGCCGGGCGATCGTGGGCGGACGCAGCGCGCCCGTCGGGGTGCTGAGCGAGCTCGGCGAGGAGCTCGTGGTCGTGCACGGCCAGGCCGACCAGCAGCGCCTGCGATCGGTGCTCGCCCAGCGCGAGGCGCTCGACCGGTTCGCCGGCGCCCCGTTGCAGGAGGCGGTGTCCCGGTATCGCGAGGCGTTCACGGCGTGGCGGGCCGACTCGGCGGAGCTCGAGCTGCTGCGCACCGCGCACGACACCCGGGTTCGCGAGGCAGAGGAGCTGCGCGAGGCGCTCGACGAGGTGGAGGCGGCCGATCCGCAGCCGGGAGAAGACGTGGAGCTCGCCGAGCGCGCCGACCGGTTGTCGAACCTCGAGGAGCTGCGCGCGGCGGCGGCGCAGGCCAAGGCGCTGATATCGGCCGAAGACCTCGGCGACGGCGCCCCCGACGCCATCGCGCTCGTGGACAGCGCCAGGCGGCACCTCGACCGTGTCATCGACCACGATGCCGCGCTCTCCCCGGTCGCCGAGGCGCTGCAGAGCGCCGGGTTCCTGCTCGCAGATGCCGCGACCGAACTGTCGGGCTACCTCACGGGCCTCGATGCCGATGGTGGACGAGAGCTCGAGGTGGTGCAGGAGCGGCGCGCGCTGCTCACGTCCCTCGTGCGACGGCACGGCACCAGCCTCGACGACGTGCTCGAGTTCCGCCGCGGCGGCGGGCTCCGGCTCATCGAGCTCGACGGCGACGACGAGCGCATCGAAGGGCTCGAGGCGTCGGTCGAGCGGTTGACGATCGAAGTCGACCGGCTCGCGGCCCGGCTCTCCGAACTGCGCACGGAGGCCGCTGCGCGCCTCGCCGAGGCGGTCACTAGCGAGCTCGGGGCGTTGGCGATGCCCGACGCCCGACTCTCCGTCGTCGTGGACCCGCACCACGAACCAGCGGCGCATGGACGGGACCAGGTCTCGATCCTGCTGCAGCCGCACCCCGGCACTGAGCCGCGGCCCGTCGCTCGTGGGGCTTCGGGCGGCGAGCTCTCCCGGGTGATGCTCGCCATCGAGGTCGTCATCGCCGGCAGCGACCCCGTGCCCACGTTCGTGTTCGACGAGGTCGACGCCGGCGTCGGTGGCGCCGCCGCGATCGAGATCGGCCGTCGACTCGCCCGCCTCGCCGAACAGTCGCAGGTCATCGTCGTGACCCATCTCGCCCAGGTCGCGGCGTTCGCGACGAATCACCTGAGCGTCGTGAAGGGCACCGACGGGCAGGTCACCTCGTCGAGCGTCCGCCAGCTCGAGGGTGCCGAGCGCGAGGCCGAGATGGCGCGGTTGCTGTCGGGGCTCAGCGACTCGGCGAGCGGCCTGGCGCACGCGCGTGAGCTGTTGGAGATCGCGGCGGATCGCGCGGCGTGACGGTCTCGGCCAGGGCGTCCGAGTCGCGGCATCCGACCGGTGCCGAGGGAATGGGGGAGCGCGTGCGGCATGTCGAGCCGAACGGTCAGGAACGTGGGTTAGGCTATAAGCCCGTGGTGGATGAACGCGGCAGAGCTCTTTCGAGCACAGACAATTCGAACGACACGACCAAGCACATCTTCGTGACCGGTGGTGTCGTTTCTTCGTTGGGCAAGGGACTCACGGCGGCGAGTCTCGGCAATCTCCTGACAGCCAGGGGCCTCAGAGTCGTCATGCAGAAGCTCGATCCATATCTGAACGTGGATCCGGGCACCATGAACCCGTTCCAGCACGGCGAGGTCTTCGTGACCGACGACGGCGCGGAGACCGACCTCGACATCGGTCACTACGAACGGTTCCTCGACATCAATCTCAGCCAAGCGGCGAACGTCACCACCGGGCAGATCTACTCGACCGTGATCGCCAAGGAGCGTCGCGGCGAATACCTCGGCGACACCGTGCAGGTCATCCCGCACATCACCGACGAGATCAAGCGCCGCATGCGCCTGCAGGCCTCCGAGACGCCCAAGCCCGACGTGATCATCACCGAGATCGGCGGCACGGTCGGCGACATCGAGTCGCAGCCGTTCATCGAGTCGGCGCGCCAGGTGCGACACGAGCTCGGCCGCAAGAACGTGTTCTTCGTGCACGTCTCGCTCGTGCCGTTCATGGGCGCGTCGGGGGAGCAGAAGACGAAGCCCACGCAGCACTCCGTCGCGGCCCTTCGCTCCATCGGCATCCAGCCCGACGCGCTCGTGCTGCGCAGCGATCGCCCCGTCACCGAGTCGAACAAGCGCAAGATCGCGCTCATGTGCGACGTCGACGAGGCGGCCGTCGTGAACGCCGTCGACGTGCCGTCCATCTACGACATCCCCACGATGCTGCACGACCAGGGCCTCGACGCCTACATCATCGAGTCGCTCGGCCTCGATGGCAAGGCCGCCGACGTCGACTGGTCGGGCTGGCGCGAACTGCTCGACGTGGTGCACGACCCCAAGCACGAGGTCACCATCGGCCTGGTGGGCAAGTACATCGACCTGCCCGACGCCTACCTCTCGGTGACGGAGGCGCTCCGCGCAGGCGGGTTCGCGAACGACACGAAGGTCCACATCGAGTGGATCCCGTCCGACGAGTGCCGCACGCCCGAGGGCGCGCAGAAGCACCTCGCCGGGCTCGACGGCATCTGCGTGCCCGGCGGGTTCGGCGTGCGCGGCATCGAGGGCAAGCTCGGCGCGCTCCACTTCGCCCGCGAGAACGGCATCCCGGTGCTCGGGCTGTGCCTCGGGCTGCAGTGCATGGTCATCGAGTACTCCCGCAACGTCGTGGGCCTCGACGGCGCGTCGTCGAGCGAGTTCGATCCCGACACCCGGTTCCCGGTCATCGCGACCATGGAGGAGCAGGTCGAGATCATCGCGGGCGGCGACCTCGGCGGCACCATGCGCCTGGGCCTCTACCCGGCGAAGCTCGCCGACGGCTCGATCGCTGCTGAGCTGTACGGCTCGACCGAGGTCAGCGAGCGCCACCGGCACCGCTACGAGGTCAACAACGGCTACCGCGATCGCATCGCCGACGCCGGCCTCGTGTTCTCGGGCATGTCGCCCGATCGGCACCTCGTCGAGTTCGTCGAGCTTCCCCGGGACGTGCACCCGTTCTACGTCGGCACGCAGGCGCATCCCGAGCTGCGCAGCCGCCCGAACGACGCGCACCCCCTCTTCCGCGGCCTCGT contains these protein-coding regions:
- a CDS encoding TlyA family RNA methyltransferase translates to MPEQRLDAALAARGLARSRTQAATLIAAGVVTVDGRPALKPSLKVPESAELAVAASDHYVSRGAHKLIAALDGFAVDPAGRVALDAGASTGGFTQVLLERGARTVLAVDVGHGQLAPELHGAPGMVLVEGCNVRDLDRAALARATGVDEPPSLVTADLSFISLTTVMPALRATGADDADFVLLVKPQFEVGRGGVREGVVRDAALRAEALANVLWAAFDLGLGTAGVLSSPIVGSHGNHEYLAHLSAARGVNPTEWMRRVDEVTGGAIA
- a CDS encoding NAD kinase; the protein is MNDARHFLVVSHTGRQSALEATGEVCTQLLAAGAVPVIAAEHWDDVHAFVPALNGEVRRFEETDPARIELVIVLGGDGTILRAAELMRDHPVALLGVNLGHVGFLAESERDDLGYTIARALARDYTVEERMTLSVRAKLGDEVVYESWALNEATVEKAERERMLEVVVEVDRRPLSSFGCDGIVMATPTGSTAYSFSAGGPVVWPSLEALLMVPLSAHALFARPLVVGADSSLAVEILQRTQASAVIWCDGRRTFDLPPGARVIVRKSPTPVRLARLHEAPFTDRLVNKFQLPVTGWRGPVGRD
- a CDS encoding CTP synthase; this encodes MGERVRHVEPNGQERGLGYKPVVDERGRALSSTDNSNDTTKHIFVTGGVVSSLGKGLTAASLGNLLTARGLRVVMQKLDPYLNVDPGTMNPFQHGEVFVTDDGAETDLDIGHYERFLDINLSQAANVTTGQIYSTVIAKERRGEYLGDTVQVIPHITDEIKRRMRLQASETPKPDVIITEIGGTVGDIESQPFIESARQVRHELGRKNVFFVHVSLVPFMGASGEQKTKPTQHSVAALRSIGIQPDALVLRSDRPVTESNKRKIALMCDVDEAAVVNAVDVPSIYDIPTMLHDQGLDAYIIESLGLDGKAADVDWSGWRELLDVVHDPKHEVTIGLVGKYIDLPDAYLSVTEALRAGGFANDTKVHIEWIPSDECRTPEGAQKHLAGLDGICVPGGFGVRGIEGKLGALHFARENGIPVLGLCLGLQCMVIEYSRNVVGLDGASSSEFDPDTRFPVIATMEEQVEIIAGGDLGGTMRLGLYPAKLADGSIAAELYGSTEVSERHRHRYEVNNGYRDRIADAGLVFSGMSPDRHLVEFVELPRDVHPFYVGTQAHPELRSRPNDAHPLFRGLVAAALERQQASLLFDVANG
- the recN gene encoding DNA repair protein RecN, with product MIEELGIRDLGVIAEATLPLGRGFTAVTGETGAGKTMVVTALGLLLGARADAGAVRSGAKQAWVEGRWLVPDEGAIADRVAETGGDVEGGELLLGRSVSAEGRSRAIVGGRSAPVGVLSELGEELVVVHGQADQQRLRSVLAQREALDRFAGAPLQEAVSRYREAFTAWRADSAELELLRTAHDTRVREAEELREALDEVEAADPQPGEDVELAERADRLSNLEELRAAAAQAKALISAEDLGDGAPDAIALVDSARRHLDRVIDHDAALSPVAEALQSAGFLLADAATELSGYLTGLDADGGRELEVVQERRALLTSLVRRHGTSLDDVLEFRRGGGLRLIELDGDDERIEGLEASVERLTIEVDRLAARLSELRTEAAARLAEAVTSELGALAMPDARLSVVVDPHHEPAAHGRDQVSILLQPHPGTEPRPVARGASGGELSRVMLAIEVVIAGSDPVPTFVFDEVDAGVGGAAAIEIGRRLARLAEQSQVIVVTHLAQVAAFATNHLSVVKGTDGQVTSSSVRQLEGAEREAEMARLLSGLSDSASGLAHARELLEIAADRAA